From a single Brassica oleracea var. oleracea cultivar TO1000 chromosome C5, BOL, whole genome shotgun sequence genomic region:
- the LOC106344799 gene encoding uncharacterized protein LOC106344799, with product MVGAAMSRDIGELRTLADGRDGEEVGEPAAQQINLNQRGAAVGAERARIGPRRGPGVVVGGHRIYGEQVQEDSTDESDNESQASQHSRHHNCRRPAADNLGNLKLRIPPFHGKNDPDANLEWEKKIELVFNCQQFTEERNVRLAATEFYGYAINWWEQIATTSRCNGEPQIAFWFEMKTVMNKRFVPTHYGRDLQQKLRRLSQGAKSVEDYHQEMETLILKADLIEGAEATMARFQGGLNRDIRDRLELQEYEDMDELLHKAILIEQQNKRKSSAKTPNGSAAKSVYSKDDKSSDKPKEGSSLVEARRDDKGKESATSTRSRNVRCFKCHGIGHYANDCTNKKVMIILANGDVVSEDEKSDQESEDEGVEYPVRGELLVTRRLLNAQPKAKEDEQRENICTNVASEELVDKLDLEVYKHPKPYLLQWFNEEGGLKISKQVKVLLSVGRYQDEITCDVAPLEASHILLGRPWLFDKRAVHDGFTNRHTFTHKEKQITLVPLSPQEVHQDHMHLKKRRDEDKVTGKALLLDESKQEYRDVFPEDNLVGLPPIRGIEHQIDFVPGASIPNRPAYMTNPVETKELQKQVNELLEKGHIRESLSPCVVHVLLVPKKDATGQTLLRQRSSRNKSMNSWRKATSGKA from the exons GAACATTGGCTGATGGACGAGATGGAGAGGAAGTAGGAGAACCGGCTGCTCAGCAAATCAACCTCAACCAA AGGGGAGCTGCTGTTGGAGCTGAGAGAGCACGCATAGGGCCTAGAAGGGGACCAGGAGTTGTAGTTGGAGGTCATAGGATCTATGGTGAACAAGTTCAAGAGGATTCAACTGATGAGAGTGATAATGAGTCTCAGGCTAGCCAACACAGTAGACACCATAACTGCAGACGGCCAGCAGCTGATAATCTAGGTAATCTCAAGCTGAGAATACCTCCATTCCATGGCAAGAATGATCCAGATGCCAATTTGGAGTGGGAAAAGAAGATAGAGTTGGTTTTCAATTGCCAGCAGTTTACTGAGGAGAGGAATGTCAGATTAGCAGCCACTGAATTTTATGGTTATGCTATAAACTGGTGGGAGCAGATTGCCACTACTAGCAGATGCAATGGAGAGCCTCAGATAGCTTTCTGGTTTGAGATGAAGACTGTGATGAATAAGAGGTTTGTTCCTACTCACTATGGGCGAGATCTTCAACAGAAATTGAGAAGGCTTTCTCAAGGAGCCAAGAGTGTAGAAGACTATCACCAGGAGATGGAGACACTCATCTTGAAAGCTGACTTGATTGAGGGTGCTGAGGCAACTATGGCTAGGTTCCAAGGAGGGTTAAACAGAGATATACGAGACAGATTGGAGCTACAAGAGTATGAGGACATGGATGAGCTACTGCACAAAGCTATTCTGATTGAGCAGCAAAACAAGAGGAAGAGTTCAGCCAAAACTCCAAACGGCTCTGCTGCAAAATCAGTGTACTCCAAGGATGATAAGTCATCTGATAAGCCAAAGGAAGGGTCTTCATTAGTGGAAGCAAGGCGAGATGACAAGGGCAAAGAATCAGCGACATCCACTAGGTCCAGGAATGTCAGATGCTTCAAGTGTCATGGGATTGGGCATTATGCCAATGATTGTACCAACAAGAAGGTGATGATAATACTAGCCAATGGAGATGTGGTTTCTGAAGATGAAAAATCCGACCAGGAGTCTGAGGATGAGGGCGTAGAGTATCCTGTCCGAGGAGAGTTGCTAGTCACCAGGAGACTCCTCAATGCTCAACCTAAAGCCAAAGAGGATGAGCAACGAGAGAACAT CTGTACCAATGTAGCAAGTGAGGAACTGGTGGATAAATTGGATCTTGAGGTGTATAAGCATCCTAAGCCATACCTCTTGCAATGGTTCAATGAAGAGGGAGGGCTAAAGATTAGCAAGCAAGTGAAAGTCTTACTGTCAGTGGGGAGATATCAGGATGAGATCACTTGTGATGTGGCGCCTCTTGAAGCTAGCCACATTCTTCTTGGTCGCCCTTGGCTGTTTGACAAGAGGGCAGTACATGATGGCTTCACCAACAGACACACCTTCACTCACAAGGAGAAGCAGATCACGCTGGTACCACTGTCGCCTCAGGAAGTGCACCAGGATCACATGCATCTTAAGAAGAGAAGGGATGAAGATAAGGTCACTGGTAAAGCCTTGTTGCTGGATGAATCTAAACAG GAGTATAGGGATGTCTTTCCAGAGGATAATCTAGTTGGTTTACCACCCATTAGAGGTATTGAACATCAAATTGACTTTGTACCAGGAGCTTCCATTCCAAACCGGCCAGCATACATGACAAACCCTGTTGAGACAAAGGAGCTCCAGAAACAAGTCAATGAACTCTTGGAGAAAGGCCACATCAGGGAAAGCTTGAGTCCTTGTGTTGTACATGTGCTACTGGTTCCTAAGAAAGATGCTACAGGACAAACTTTGTTGAGACAAAGGAGCTCCAGAAACAAGTCAATGAACTCTTGGAGAAAGGCCACATCAGGGAAAGCTTGA